The following DNA comes from Nothobranchius furzeri strain GRZ-AD chromosome 19, NfurGRZ-RIMD1, whole genome shotgun sequence.
TAAACAGGTGAAACACATCAACCTCCGGAGGTGCGCGTGTCCCAGACCATTCTGTCCCGGACCGGTCGAGTCCGGCTCGAATTAGTTCGGATAGCTACGTCGGCTTCCAGTTATCTCCTCTGATAGCTCTGCTAGTGTATCCTGACTGATCTTCACACGCACGTCAGGTGCGTGTGCACTAACCACCATTTTGTCTGAAAACATAAATCCACCATGGATTGGGTTGTAATCCTCCTCGTTACCGATCCTGTCTGGACTCAGCTCTTTATTTTGGTTTTTatactcagctgttccttctagagatgagcCGAGACACccagctgttccttctagagatgagcCGAGACACccagctgttccttctagagatgagcGGAGACACccagctgttccttctagagatgagcCGAGACACccagctgttccttctagagatgagcGGAGACACccagctgttccttctagagatgagcCGAGACACccagctgttccttctagagatgagcCGAGACACccagctgttccttctagagatgaggcgatatacccagctgttccttctagagatgagcCGAGACACccagctgttccttctagagatgagcCGAGACACccagctgttccttctagagatgagcCGAGACACccagctgttccttctagagatgagcCGAGACACCCAGCTGAtccttctagagatgaggcgatatactcagctgttccttctagagatgagcCGAGACACccagctgttccttctagagatgaggcgatatactcggctgttccttctagagatgagcCGAGACACccagctgttccttctagagatgagcCGATATACTCggctgttccttctagagatgaggcgacatacaggtgctggccagtaaattagaatatcatcaaaaggttgaaaatatttcagtaattccattcaaaacgtgaaacttgtacattatattcatgcaatgcacacagaccaatgtatttccaatgttcattacatttaaatttgatattcataagtgacaactaatgaaaactccaaatttggtatctcaaaaaattagaatattctgaaaaggctgaatatagaagacacctgctgccactctaatcagctgatttactcaaaacacctgcaaaggcctttaaaaggtc
Coding sequences within:
- the LOC129157168 gene encoding internalin J, producing MSRDTQLFLLEMSRDTQLFLLEMSGDTQLFLLEMSRDTQLFLLEMSGDTQLFLLEMSRDTQLFLLEMSRDTQLFLLEMRRYTQLFLLEMSRDTQLFLLEMSRDTQLFLLEMSRDTQLFLLEMSRDTQLILLEMRRYTQLFLLEMSRDTQLFLLEMRRYTRLFLLEMSRDTQLFLLEMSRYTRLFLLEMRRHTGAGQ